TTTCAGGCAGGCGGGCTGTCCAGTGTCCAATTGTAGATGAGGACAAGTCTTTTTCAAATAAATACGTGCGGATTAAACGATGCACGATCAAGTCCGGATATCTTCTGATCGGTGCCGTGAAATGTGTATAGAATTCCGTCGACAAACCGAAGTGTCCGAGACTTTCCTGATAATATTTCGCCTGCTGCATAGAACGCAATAACATCGTGGAGATGACAGATTCTTCCGGCAGCCCTTCAATCGATTCTACGATTTCCTGCAATGCGCGCGGATGTACTTGGTTGCCTGATCCTTTGACAACGATCCCGAAATTCGTCAGGAACTCAAAGAAGCGCTGCAGTTTCTCTTCTTTTGGATCTTCGTGAATTCGGTACAGGAACGGAACTTGCAGCCAGTGGAAGTGCTCTGCCACAGTTTCATTGGCAATCAGCATGAACTCCTCGATTAGGCGTTCTGACACGGTGCGTTCCACAATGACCACATCTGTCGGCCATCCTTTTTCATCCACCAAAATTTTCGATTCTTTGAAATCGAAATCGATTGCGCCGCGATCTTGACGCTTCTGACGGAGTATAGCTGCCAGTTTCGCCATATCGTTCAGCATTGGAACGATTTCTTTATACTTCTCGGATAACTCTTCATCTTTATTGTCGATGATTTCATATACGTCTGTGTATGTCATCCGATAATTCGAGTTGATGACACTCGGATAAATTTCATGTTCGACCACTTTTCCGTTATGGTCAACTTTCATCTCACATGTCAGTGTTAAACGGTCTTCTCCCGGATTCAATGAACAGATTCCGTTAGAGAGACGGTGCGGCAGCATAGGTATCACGCGGTCCGTTAAGTAAACGCTTGTGCCGCGGTCTGCTGCTTCTGCGTCCATCGGAGAGTTCTCCGTCACATAGTAGCTGACGTCTGAAATATGAACAAACAGGCGATACGATCCGTTTTCTTCTGTGAATACTGAAATCGCATCATCCAAGTCTTTCGCGTCGGCTCCGTCAATCGTCATCGTCAAGTCATTGCGCAAATCTCTGCGGCCTGCGAAATCGTCTTCCTGGACTGTTGTCGGCACACTTTTTGCGTGTTCCATCACTTCTGCAGGGAATTCAACTTCAATGCCATGCTTATGAATAATTGACAAGATGTCCACGCCCGGATCATTTTTGTGGCCGAGTATTTGTGTCACGATGCCTGTTGCGGACTTTTCGTCGTTTGGCCAGTTGGTAATTTCAACGATCACTTTCTGACCGTCTACGGCTTCCAGTGAATGGCCTTTTTCGATATAAATATCCATCGGCAGTTTTTTATCATCCGGCAAAACAAATCCAAAACCGTCATGTGCCTGGTAGGTTCCGACTACTTTCGATGTTTTGCGTTCGACAATTTTTGTGATAGCACCTTCGCGGCGGTCACCGAATGAACTGCCCGATACACGGACAAATACGATATCGCCGTTCATGGCACCATTAATATCGTGCGGCGGGATAAATACATCGTCACCTTCCACGTCTTCCGGCACGACAAAGCCGAAACCTTTTGCGTGCCCGATGAATTTACCGCGAAGCAAATTCATTTGTTCAGGGCTGCCGTAGCGATTATTGCGTGAGCGAACGACTTTTCCGTTCTGTTCAAGCTGTACGAGCGTTTTAACCAATTCTTTAAATTCTGCCGCCTGTTCCAGACCGAGTTCTTCTTGAATCTCGTGGACAGTGGACGGCTTATAGGATTCTTCTTTTAGTAAAGAAAAAATCCGTTCTTGTAATTCATTTTCTTTTGAATCCAAACAATCATCTCCTCCTATTCTTCCTGTCAGTTATATCTTCCCCTGTTTTCACTCCTGCCAATCAAGGGATTCTAAGAATTTCAGCACATTTTCGTGAAGCTGTGCTTTTTCCGGGCCGAGTGTAATCACATGTCCGGATTCTTCATACCACTGCAGTTCTTTGTACGTTGATTCCGCTTCATCATAAATGATTTGGGCAGACTGCGGATCGATTACTTCATCATGCCGTGATTGAACGACCAGCAGCGGTGTATAAATATGGCTGACTTCTTGCCGCACGCTCTGGACCATCGACTGCAGTCCGTCGAGCCCCGGCATGGATTTCGTTTTCAAATCGTTCATTTCTTCTGTAATCTGTTCTTTTGGCATGCCGGCGAACTTTTTGTAGTCGCGCGCATATTTCAACACACCCTGCCACATAAGATCCGTCGTTTTCATCGTCATCGGAGCACACATCGTTACGATGCCTGTAAGCGGAAATTCCGATGCCAGCTTCAATGAAAATACCCCGCCGAGTGACAATCCGGCAACTGCGATCTCTTCATATCCTGCCTCTTTTAACTTATTATATGCACTCAAAACATCTTCCCACCACTGCTCCGGGTTCGTTTTGATCAGCTCTTCCGGCGGCACACCGTGACCTCGGTAATGCGGTGCCAATGACGTGTAATTATGTTTTTCAAGGAAGCGGCCAAGCATCCGCACGTCTGCAGATGTTCCTGTGAAGCCATGCAATAATAATACCGCACGTTTTCCATGTTCAAAGAAAAATGGCTTCGGCTGGGCAATTCGCATGTTTTTCGTTCCTTTCTACGAAAAGCGCCTGACCGTTCAAACTTGGTCAGGCGCTTGCATTTTATATTTTCATAATCGCAATGGTTAAGACAAAGAATAAAACAGATAAGACGATTGTCGTTCGTTGAAGAACGAGGTCTAATCCGCGTGCTTTTTGTTTTCCGAAAAGTTGTTCTGCCCCTCCGGAGATGGCTCCTGACAGTCCCGCACTCTTACCGGATTGCAATAATACAACTACAATTAATGCTATAGCTACGACTACAAGCGATGCTGTTAAAACGGCATGCATGTTTTTCCACCTCCAAAATAGCAAGTTACAACATTTCTATTCTAACAAAGCTGATGCCCCGGCACAACCTTTTGTTACAAATTATGCCGATTCACCAGCTATTGTACGATTATTTATTCAAATTATAGAATGTGTCTTTGCCGAGGTACTGTGCCGTTTCAAATAACTGATCTTCGATACGAAGCAATTGATTGTACTTCGCCACGCGGTCTGTGCGTGAAGGTGCGCCTGTTTTGATTTGACCGGCATTCGTCGCTACGGCGATATCTGCAATCGTTACGTCTTCTGATTCACCGGAACGGTGTGAGATGACAGCAGTATAGCCAGCGCGTTTCGCCATTTCAATCGCATCGAACGTTTCCGTTAATGTACCGATTTGGTTCACTTTGATCAGGATGGAGTTACCGATTCCTTCTTCAATTCCGCGTGATAATTTCTCTGTGTTCGTTACGAACAGATCGTCACCAACTAATTGAACTTTGTCGCCGATGCGCTCAGTCAGCAGCTTATGTCCAGCCCAGTCGTTCTCGTCCAGACCGTCTTCAATGGAGACGATTGGATATTTTTCGCAAAGCTCTTCATACCAAGCGACCATTTCTTCAGATGTTTTGCGCACATCTTCGCCTGCAAGGTAGTAACTGTTTTGGTCTTTATCATAAAACTCGGAAGAAGCAACGTCCATTGCCAGCAAGATATCCTCGCCCGCTTTATAGCCTGCTTTTTCGATCGCTTCAATGATCGTTGTCAATGCTTCTTCATTCGAGCCAAGGTTTGGAGCAAATCCGCCTTCGTCTCCGACTGCTGTGTTCAAACCTTTGTCATGAAGGACAGATTTCAGGCTGTGGAAAATTTCCGTTCCCATGCGAAGTGCGTGACGGAAAGATTCTGCACCTACCGGCATAATCATGAATTCTTGAATGTCGACGTTATTATCCGCGTGCTCTCCGCCGTTTAGGATGTTCATCATCGGTACAGGCAGCTGCTTTGCATTGAATCCGCCCAAGTACTGATAAAGCGGCACATCAAGATAATCTGCTGCTGCGTGTGCGACTGCCATGGATACACCAAGAATCGCGTTCGCTCCGAGCTTTCCTTTATTATCCGTACCGTCCAGTTCGATCAATGCTCTGTCGATAACGACTTGATCTAACACTGAATAATTTTCTTCCAGTTCGTCAGCAATCACTTCATTGACGTGATCCACTGCTTTCAAGACACCTTTACCATTGTAACGATTTTGATCACCGTCACGAAGTTCTACCGCTTCATACTCACCAGTAGATGCACCGGATGGTACGATGGCACGTCCAAATGCGCCGCTTTCTGTGAATACTTCTACCTCTACAGTTGGATTGCCTCGTGAATCGAGTACTTCTCTAGCTTGAATGTGGGTAATGATTGGCATGAAGATCTCTCCTTAGAATAATGGTTTGCCGGTCATTTCAACCGGTTGTGGTATTCCTAACATTTTCAACATCGTAGGTGCAAGGTCCGCGAGTATGCCGTCTGTGCGCATTACTGCGTCAGGAACCGTAACGATGACAGGCACAGGATTTGTCGTGTGGGCTGTCATTGGCTGTCCGCCGATGGTGACGACTTCGTCCGCGTTGCCGTGATCCGCCGTAATAATAGCTGATCCGCCTTTCGCAGACAGTGCATCGATGATTCGGCCGAGACACTCATCGACCGTTTCTATCGCTTTGACTGTCGGTTCGAGCATTCCGCTGTGACCGACCATGTCCGGGTTCGCGAAGTTCAGAATAATCGCATCCTGCCGTTCAGCTTCGATTTCCGCAACGAGTGCGTCCGTCACTTCATAGGCACTCATTTCAGGCTGCAGATCATACGTCGCAACTTTTGGCGAGTTGATGAGAATCCGGGTCTCCCCTTCGAACTTCTCTTCGCGCCCGCCGCTCATGAAGAATGTCACGTGCGGATACTTTTCTGTCTCCGCAATCCGCAGCTGGCGTTTGCCGTGGTCTTCGAGCACTTCGCCGATAGTCTTTGTCAAATTGACATTATGGAATACAATGTCACCAACTACTTCATCATTATAATGCGTAAAGCCTGCAAAATGTAAGTCCGTAAATTTTTTCACGCCTGTATCAAAGCCGTCGAAGCTTGGTTGTGTCAAAGCGCGTGACAATTGAATCGCACGGTCCGGACGGAAATTGAAGAAGATTACTGCATCTCCGTTTTCAATCGCAGCGACCGGCTTGCCGTCCTGCTGTATGACAAAGGGCTCGACAAACTCATCATGTATTTCTTCGGCATAAGAAGCTCTGACTCCTTCTTCTGCTGATGCACAATGCGGGCCGATTCCGTACACCATGGCGTCATACGTCTTTTGCACACGTTCCCAGCGCTTATCGCGGTCCATCGCAAAGTATCTTCCGGAAACCGTGGCGATTTGGCCGACGCCAATTTCCTTCATTACATCTTCCGTACGTTTAATATACGGAATAGCAGTTGTCGGACCGACGTCGCGGCCGTCGAGGAAGGCATGCAAATAGACACGTTCCACACCATGTTCCTTCGCCATTTTCAATAAAGCGAATAAATGTTCATAGTGGCTGTGTACGCCGCCGTCAGACAGCAGCCCCATCACGTGAAGGACAGATTTCTTTGTCTTGACATGTTCCATCGTCTCAAGCAGCGCAGCATTTTCAAAAAACTCGCCGTCACGAATCGATTTATCAATTCGTGTCAGGCTTTGATAGACGATGCGGCCTGCCCCAATATTCAAGTGGCCAACTTCAGAGTTCCCCATTTGTCCTTCAGGTAACCCTACCGCTTCCCCGCAAGCTGTTAATGTTGCATGAGGATAGTTTTCCCAGAGCAAATCAAAGTTAGGAATCTTAGCATGCGCCACCGCGTTGCCATACGTTTCATCCCGCAGGCCGAAGCCGTCGAGAATAATGAGCGCAACTGGTTTATTCGACATGAGTTCCAGCCTCCACTAATTGAACAAATGCGTCCGGATCCAGGCTCGCTCCGCCGACTAATGCGCCGTCGATATTGTCTTTGGCAAGTAATTCTGCAATGTTTTCTGGCTTTACGCTGCCGCCGTACTGAATACGGATGGCATCTGCCGCTTCTGCCGAATACAGTGTTTCGATTTTATGGCGGATCGCCGAACATACTTCATTGGCATCATCGGCAGTTGCTGTCTTGCCTGTCCCGATTGCCCAGATAGGCTCGTACGCGATGACTGCCTGCTTCGCGTGCTCAGCAGTGACACCCGAAAATGCTTTTTTCACTTGTGCGGACACGATAGAAACCGTCTCGTGTGCTTCACGCTGTTCTAATGTTTCACCGACACAAACAATCGGCACCAGGTTGTGATTAAATGCGGCCAGTACTTTCTTATTTACAGTATCGTCTGTTTCATTGAAATACTGACGGCGTTCAGAATGCCCGAGAATGACGTAGTCTACACCCAGGTTTTCCAGCATCGCCGGGCTGATTTCACCCGTAAACGCGCCTTCATCCGTATCATGCATTGTTTGAGCGCCTACTTTGATCCCAGTCGTTTCAAAGCGCTGCAGCAAGTCATTAATGTACAGCGCAGGCGGGCAGATGACTGCCTCCACTCGATCTGACGCTGTGAGTTTTTCTTTTATGTGTTCTGCAAAATCCGCAGCTTCACCGGACAGTTTGAACATTTTCCAGTTGCCTGCAATTATTCGTTTACGCAAAAGAATTCCTCCTCATTCTCTATCTTGTAATACGGCCACTCCCGGCAATTCTTTACCTTCCATGAATTCCAGTGAAGCGCCGCCGCCAGTGGATACGTGATCCATCTGGTCTCCCACTTCAAACTTTTCGACAGCCGCTGCAGAGTCTCCCCCGCCGATGACGGTATAGGCAGCTGTTTCTGCCATTGCGTCTGCCACTGTCTTCGTACCGTTCGCGAAAGGTGCCATCTCGAACACACCCATCGGTCCGTTCCAAATAACAAACTTGGAATCCTTAATGACTTCCTTATAACGCGCTGCTGTTTCAGGCCCGATATCCAGACCCATCCAGCCTTCCGTAATGCCTTCTACTGAAACGGTTTTCGTTTCCGCATCAGCCGCAAACTTATTTGCAACGACTGCATCAGTAGGCAAGTACAGATTGACTGATTTTTTCTCAGCCTTTTCGATGAAAGACTTTGCAAGTTCCACTTTATCTTCTTCCACTAGTGAATCGCCGGTTTGGTATCCTTGCGCGCGCGTAAATGTGTACGAAAGTCCGCCGCCGATCAGCAAATTGTCGACTTTGTCCAATAAATTATCGATGACGCCAATTTTGTCTTTCACTTTCGCACCGCCGATAATTGCCGTGAAAGGACGTTCAGGATGAGATAATGCTTTCCCGAGGACATCCAGTTCTTTTTCTAATAAGAAGCCAAGAACGCCCGGTATGTACTCAGCAATACCCGCAGTGGAAGCGTGTGCACGGTGCGCCGTTCCAAATGCATCATTGACGAAAACATCTGCGAATGAAGCATATTGCTTGGACAGTTCTGCATCATTTGTCTCTTCGCCCGGATTAAAGCGGACGTTTTCAAGCAAAATCACGTCGCCGTCTTTCATTGCCGCAATTGCCTGCTCCACTTCTTCGCCGATAGATGAATCCAGTTTTTTAACCGGCTTGCCAAGCAATTCGGACAATTTTTCGCCCGCGTTTGTCAAGCGCATATCTTCTTTCACTTCACCTTTAGGACGACCCAAATGGCTGGCCAAAATGACTTTTGCCCCTTCTTTCGTCATATGTTCAATTGTCGGCAAAGCCGCTCTGATCCGCGTGTCGTCCGTTACCTGTCCATCTTCCATCGGCACGTTGAAATCCACACGGCAAAATACGCGCTGGCCGCTTAATTGAATATCTCTGATTGTCTTTTTCATACCCATTGAATTACGTCCTCCTCCAGTTAAATACAAAAAGAGGAACGGGTTTCTCCGTTCCTCTCACCCACATTATTTCATTATAATCGGTTCGCATGGGAATGGCTACGATTTATAACACTTTCCATGGAATTCTCGTATTATAGGCCTTGTTCGCTCATATAACGCGCTAAATCGATACAGCGGGCGGAGTATCCTGATTCATTGTCGTACCAGGAAATCACTTTCACCATATTGCCTTCCATAACCATTGTTGACAAACCGTCCACTGTGGAAGAGGCTGTGTTGCCATTGTAGTCAATAGATACTAACGGCAATTCACTGAAGAACAGAAGATCTTTCAATTCGCCTTCTGAAGCTTTCTTCAGCGCGCCGTTTACATCTTCTACAGATACTTCTTTATCCAATTCTGCTACGAAGTCAACAAGTGAAACGTTTGGTGTCGGTACACGCACAGCCATTCCGTCCAATTTGCCTTGTAGCTCAGGTATAACTTTTGTTACCGCTGATGCCGCACCTGTAGATGTCGGAATCATCGACACGCCTGCAGCACGCGCACGTCTGTAGTCGGAGTGCGGAAGATCCAGAATGCGCTGATCATTTGTATACGAGTGAATCGTCGTCATCATACCGCGCTTCACGCCGAATGTATCATTTAGTACTTTCACGACTGGCGCCAGACAGTTTGTCGTACATGAAGCATTCGATACGATGTGATCAGTCGCCGCATCGTACGTTCCTTCATTTACACCCATCACAAGCGTCGTCATTTCACCTTTCGCCGGAGCAGACAGGATCACTTTCTTCGCGCCCGCATCGATGTGCTTCTGCAATGCATCTGTCGAACGGAAGACACCTGTACAATCGACTACGATATCTACACCGAGGTCTTTCCATGGTAAATCAGCAGGATCTTTTTCCGCGAATACGCTAATCTTTTTCCCATTAACAATGAGGGAAGATTCATCTGATTGAACCTCCGCGTCAAACACACCATGCACGGAATCATATTTCAATAAATGAGCAAGCATCGCTGCGTCCGTCAAATCATTGATTGCCACTACTTCCATATCCTCACTTGCAAATGCTTCACGCAGCACCAATCGTCCAATTCGTCCAAATCCATTAATCGCCAGTTTTACTGTCATCTGAATCGCCTCCATTAAAGTGGTTATTATCTTTTTGCCTTTCGGGCATTACATCCTCTTGATCAATGACAGCATTTTTTCTGCTGCCCCTTCATCAGTTACTAAAATTGTATGAGACGGTGCACTCGCCAAATACGACAGCAGTGCTTCCGCTTTGCTCGCTCCGCCAGCTACCGCAAACACTAACGGTACGTTCTGCAATTGTTCCATCTGAATGCCGACTGTGCGGATTCTGTGAACAATTTCGCCTTGCTGATTGAAATAAAATCCGAATGCTTCTCCTTTTGCCTGCTGATCCGCAAGAATCTGCTGTTCATCTTCAGGAGAGTTTCGCAATAAGGCCATTTTCGCTGCATCTCCAACTCCGTGAATGACGCAATCCGTTTGGCTGTACAAATCCAGCATCTCTTTTGCGGCCGGCTCATGCTGGAATACCGCATGCGCTTCTTCGCTGAGTGTGTCAGGATAATAAAACGCTTTATATGATGCATCGCAAGTTTCTGCGAATGAAGCCGCAATTACATTTGCCTGCAAGCCCAGTTCTTCTCCTACGCCGCCTCTTGCCGCGATGAACAGCACATCTTTCAGCTCTTCTGTCGGCATGAATGGAGGAACTGCAGCCACCGAACTGCCGCCGGTTACTGCGACAATCTTAACGTCTTTTACATGGGCACTAAACTGCTTGGCGGTTTGCATGCCAAGTAATTTCTTTGTTAAAGCGGAATGATCTGCATCACCTTCGACTACAAATACGTTTCGGATCGCCAGCTGCTCTGACAGCTTATTGGCAAGCTGCCGTCTGCCCGACTTTTCCTCCATCGTATCATGTAAAACAAAGAGCACTTCTATACCTTTTTCTGTAGCGGACACGCCTTCTTTTGCGATGTGCACCAATCCCTGATCTTTCAGCAGTTCAAGCATTGTCCGTGTTTCCCGCTCAGAATACCCTGACATGGAACTCAATGTTCTTCTTCCGACAGGCCCGGATGCTTTGATCAGTTTCAACATATGGTACCGTTGCTCAATCAGCAGCGGAAGTTCCGGTACAAGTGCAAGTTGTGCTTCAGTAAATGATACGTTCAATTACATCACTCTTTTCAAGTGGGTTGTTTTTGATCCCTGTTGTATATTATCGTCCCACCTAGGGTAAAAAAATACTATACACGAAGTATAGCATGCACAAGATTAAAACGCAATAAAGAAAGCGCTTTCAATGCTCAATTAATTCCAAAATATCTATATAGCCAATATTTCCATATGCCAATACCTGCCCATCCTGTTCAATGACTGGGATCATCAACATGTATTTTTCATGGATTTCGTCATCTTCTTCTATATTGATAGTTTGCCACTCAAGCGGATAATCCTCCGCGACCAGCCGCAGCATCCGTTCCGCTTCGTCACACAGCTCACAGCCCGGCCGTGTATAAAACTGAATTTGCATAAGTCATTCACCTCATTTTTATTATCATTACACGGAATTGGGCTAATTTCTAGAGAAGCGCTCAATCGGTTGTTGAGGCCGCGCCAACCCAACCAAAAAAAGCGGCGACAACTCACCAACTCGAGTCATCGCCGCTTCACGCACATCAAACTATTACCAGCTTCTGCCTGCGCCGCCGCCACCGCCGGATCCGCCGCCGCCGAAGCCGCCAAAACCTCCTCCACCGCTGCTTCCGCCGCCAAAACCACCGCCGCCGGGGCCTGGGAAGAATATAGGTCCGCCGCCTGACCGGCCGCCCGGACCGCCGCGGCCGCCTCTTCCTCCCCCGCCGAAAAAGATGCGGAAGAGAATGTAGAGAATAACGATAATGACGAAGAATGATGGAGTGCCTATGTCTTCGCCGCCTTGCTCAGGGTACGTGACCGGCAATTCATCGCCTTCAAGCCCGTACTCTGCTGCGATTTCATTATAGAAGGCTTTATAGACTTCCATAATCGCGAGATCCGGCTGCTCATCGCGAAGATAAGGCATGGCCAGTTCGTCTATGAATCGTCCCACCTTGCCGTCGGGAAGCGCGCCTTCGAGTCCGTAGCCGGTAGCGAGATAGAATTCGCGCTTGATGCCGGCTGCCTCGTCTTTTTCAGTCGAGACGACCAGCAGCGCGCCATTATCCATGTCTTTATCGCCTAACTGCAATTCACGCAGCGTGCGAAGTGCGTACTCTTCAACAGGCTCGCCTTCCAATGAATATACTGTACGGACAGCGAGTTCTGCCTTGGTTGCTGCCTGCAGACGGATACCGTACTCGCGTATTTCTGCTTCCTGTGCGGGTGATAAAATTTCCGCGTCATCTACTACTACTTCTGTAATCGCATGAACTGT
The Sporosarcina sp. P33 genome window above contains:
- the rnr gene encoding ribonuclease R: MDSKENELQERIFSLLKEESYKPSTVHEIQEELGLEQAAEFKELVKTLVQLEQNGKVVRSRNNRYGSPEQMNLLRGKFIGHAKGFGFVVPEDVEGDDVFIPPHDINGAMNGDIVFVRVSGSSFGDRREGAITKIVERKTSKVVGTYQAHDGFGFVLPDDKKLPMDIYIEKGHSLEAVDGQKVIVEITNWPNDEKSATGIVTQILGHKNDPGVDILSIIHKHGIEVEFPAEVMEHAKSVPTTVQEDDFAGRRDLRNDLTMTIDGADAKDLDDAISVFTEENGSYRLFVHISDVSYYVTENSPMDAEAADRGTSVYLTDRVIPMLPHRLSNGICSLNPGEDRLTLTCEMKVDHNGKVVEHEIYPSVINSNYRMTYTDVYEIIDNKDEELSEKYKEIVPMLNDMAKLAAILRQKRQDRGAIDFDFKESKILVDEKGWPTDVVIVERTVSERLIEEFMLIANETVAEHFHWLQVPFLYRIHEDPKEEKLQRFFEFLTNFGIVVKGSGNQVHPRALQEIVESIEGLPEESVISTMLLRSMQQAKYYQESLGHFGLSTEFYTHFTAPIRRYPDLIVHRLIRTYLFEKDLSSSTIGHWTARLPEIAQHTSDRERRAVDAERDTNALKKAQFMVDKVGEEFEGVVSSVTNFGMFVELENTIEGLVHVQNMNDDYYRFDDRQMMMIGERTAKQFRIGDEVKVRVISVKPEEQAVDFEIVGMKENFRGSRKASPKVIQSGASGKGRSQSRGQGGKPSAGGGAKGSSDKRNKKYEKPKKKFYEGMPKKSKKRPKKK
- a CDS encoding carboxylesterase, translated to MRIAQPKPFFFEHGKRAVLLLHGFTGTSADVRMLGRFLEKHNYTSLAPHYRGHGVPPEELIKTNPEQWWEDVLSAYNKLKEAGYEEIAVAGLSLGGVFSLKLASEFPLTGIVTMCAPMTMKTTDLMWQGVLKYARDYKKFAGMPKEQITEEMNDLKTKSMPGLDGLQSMVQSVRQEVSHIYTPLLVVQSRHDEVIDPQSAQIIYDEAESTYKELQWYEESGHVITLGPEKAQLHENVLKFLESLDWQE
- the secG gene encoding preprotein translocase subunit SecG; the encoded protein is MHAVLTASLVVVAIALIVVVLLQSGKSAGLSGAISGGAEQLFGKQKARGLDLVLQRTTIVLSVLFFVLTIAIMKI
- the eno gene encoding phosphopyruvate hydratase, whose product is MPIITHIQAREVLDSRGNPTVEVEVFTESGAFGRAIVPSGASTGEYEAVELRDGDQNRYNGKGVLKAVDHVNEVIADELEENYSVLDQVVIDRALIELDGTDNKGKLGANAILGVSMAVAHAAADYLDVPLYQYLGGFNAKQLPVPMMNILNGGEHADNNVDIQEFMIMPVGAESFRHALRMGTEIFHSLKSVLHDKGLNTAVGDEGGFAPNLGSNEEALTTIIEAIEKAGYKAGEDILLAMDVASSEFYDKDQNSYYLAGEDVRKTSEEMVAWYEELCEKYPIVSIEDGLDENDWAGHKLLTERIGDKVQLVGDDLFVTNTEKLSRGIEEGIGNSILIKVNQIGTLTETFDAIEMAKRAGYTAVISHRSGESEDVTIADIAVATNAGQIKTGAPSRTDRVAKYNQLLRIEDQLFETAQYLGKDTFYNLNK
- the gpmI gene encoding 2,3-bisphosphoglycerate-independent phosphoglycerate mutase; translation: MSNKPVALIILDGFGLRDETYGNAVAHAKIPNFDLLWENYPHATLTACGEAVGLPEGQMGNSEVGHLNIGAGRIVYQSLTRIDKSIRDGEFFENAALLETMEHVKTKKSVLHVMGLLSDGGVHSHYEHLFALLKMAKEHGVERVYLHAFLDGRDVGPTTAIPYIKRTEDVMKEIGVGQIATVSGRYFAMDRDKRWERVQKTYDAMVYGIGPHCASAEEGVRASYAEEIHDEFVEPFVIQQDGKPVAAIENGDAVIFFNFRPDRAIQLSRALTQPSFDGFDTGVKKFTDLHFAGFTHYNDEVVGDIVFHNVNLTKTIGEVLEDHGKRQLRIAETEKYPHVTFFMSGGREEKFEGETRILINSPKVATYDLQPEMSAYEVTDALVAEIEAERQDAIILNFANPDMVGHSGMLEPTVKAIETVDECLGRIIDALSAKGGSAIITADHGNADEVVTIGGQPMTAHTTNPVPVIVTVPDAVMRTDGILADLAPTMLKMLGIPQPVEMTGKPLF
- the tpiA gene encoding triose-phosphate isomerase: MRKRIIAGNWKMFKLSGEAADFAEHIKEKLTASDRVEAVICPPALYINDLLQRFETTGIKVGAQTMHDTDEGAFTGEISPAMLENLGVDYVILGHSERRQYFNETDDTVNKKVLAAFNHNLVPIVCVGETLEQREAHETVSIVSAQVKKAFSGVTAEHAKQAVIAYEPIWAIGTGKTATADDANEVCSAIRHKIETLYSAEAADAIRIQYGGSVKPENIAELLAKDNIDGALVGGASLDPDAFVQLVEAGTHVE
- the pgk gene encoding phosphoglycerate kinase; translated protein: MGMKKTIRDIQLSGQRVFCRVDFNVPMEDGQVTDDTRIRAALPTIEHMTKEGAKVILASHLGRPKGEVKEDMRLTNAGEKLSELLGKPVKKLDSSIGEEVEQAIAAMKDGDVILLENVRFNPGEETNDAELSKQYASFADVFVNDAFGTAHRAHASTAGIAEYIPGVLGFLLEKELDVLGKALSHPERPFTAIIGGAKVKDKIGVIDNLLDKVDNLLIGGGLSYTFTRAQGYQTGDSLVEEDKVELAKSFIEKAEKKSVNLYLPTDAVVANKFAADAETKTVSVEGITEGWMGLDIGPETAARYKEVIKDSKFVIWNGPMGVFEMAPFANGTKTVADAMAETAAYTVIGGGDSAAAVEKFEVGDQMDHVSTGGGASLEFMEGKELPGVAVLQDRE
- the gap gene encoding type I glyceraldehyde-3-phosphate dehydrogenase, whose amino-acid sequence is MTVKLAINGFGRIGRLVLREAFASEDMEVVAINDLTDAAMLAHLLKYDSVHGVFDAEVQSDESSLIVNGKKISVFAEKDPADLPWKDLGVDIVVDCTGVFRSTDALQKHIDAGAKKVILSAPAKGEMTTLVMGVNEGTYDAATDHIVSNASCTTNCLAPVVKVLNDTFGVKRGMMTTIHSYTNDQRILDLPHSDYRRARAAGVSMIPTSTGAASAVTKVIPELQGKLDGMAVRVPTPNVSLVDFVAELDKEVSVEDVNGALKKASEGELKDLLFFSELPLVSIDYNGNTASSTVDGLSTMVMEGNMVKVISWYDNESGYSARCIDLARYMSEQGL
- a CDS encoding sugar-binding transcriptional regulator, coding for MNVSFTEAQLALVPELPLLIEQRYHMLKLIKASGPVGRRTLSSMSGYSERETRTMLELLKDQGLVHIAKEGVSATEKGIEVLFVLHDTMEEKSGRRQLANKLSEQLAIRNVFVVEGDADHSALTKKLLGMQTAKQFSAHVKDVKIVAVTGGSSVAAVPPFMPTEELKDVLFIAARGGVGEELGLQANVIAASFAETCDASYKAFYYPDTLSEEAHAVFQHEPAAKEMLDLYSQTDCVIHGVGDAAKMALLRNSPEDEQQILADQQAKGEAFGFYFNQQGEIVHRIRTVGIQMEQLQNVPLVFAVAGGASKAEALLSYLASAPSHTILVTDEGAAEKMLSLIKRM
- a CDS encoding glutaredoxin family protein, with the protein product MQIQFYTRPGCELCDEAERMLRLVAEDYPLEWQTINIEEDDEIHEKYMLMIPVIEQDGQVLAYGNIGYIDILELIEH
- a CDS encoding YgcG family protein codes for the protein MINRFCMFIIAALVALTGTATVHAITEVVVDDAEILSPAQEAEIREYGIRLQAATKAELAVRTVYSLEGEPVEEYALRTLRELQLGDKDMDNGALLVVSTEKDEAAGIKREFYLATGYGLEGALPDGKVGRFIDELAMPYLRDEQPDLAIMEVYKAFYNEIAAEYGLEGDELPVTYPEQGGEDIGTPSFFVIIVILYILFRIFFGGGGRGGRGGPGGRSGGGPIFFPGPGGGGFGGGSSGGGGFGGFGGGGSGGGGGAGRSW